From the Bubalus kerabau isolate K-KA32 ecotype Philippines breed swamp buffalo chromosome 2, PCC_UOA_SB_1v2, whole genome shotgun sequence genome, one window contains:
- the SMCO1 gene encoding single-pass membrane and coiled-coil domain-containing protein 1 — MNNETTTLISLKEAMKRVDHKLQALEAHFKELDFIKDNLTQKFEDHSKTLANQGAQDELWTAVLSLKFTSMELNILYSYVIEVLVHLHTCVLEKLPDLVRSLPTLASILRRKVKNKRIRVVWESVLEEHGLQEGDITALCIFFVAHGNKAEHYIGKVRQMYIRDINCMISNMVKNQALQDGLLKAVQVIEKGKAEMAPQEKKSPLKELIPSVKS, encoded by the exons ATGAACAATGAAACCACAACCCTGATATCCTTGAAGGAGGCAATGAAAAG AGTAGACCACAAACTCCAAGCTTTAGAAGCACATTTTAAAGAACTGGACTTCATCAAGGATAATCTGACACAGAAATTTGAAGATCATAGCAAGACTTTGGCAAACCAGGGAGCCCAAGATGAGCTATGGACAGCAGTTCTGTCACTCAA GTTCACCTCAATGGAACTGAATATTTTATACAGCTACGTCATTGAAGTACTTGTCCACTTGCACACTTGTGTGCTTGAGAAGCTGCCAGATCTGGTGAGAAGTCTTCCCACCTTAGCCTCCATCCTTAGACGAAAAGTCAAGAATAAGCGCATCAGAGTTGTATGGGAGTCTGTTCTGGAGGAACATGGGTTGCAAGAAGGAGATATCACAGCactgtgtatcttctttgtagCACATGGTAACAAGGCAGAACACTACATTGGTAAAGTAAGGCAGATGTATATAAGAGATATCAATTGCATGATCTCTAATATGGTAAAGAACCAGGCTCTGCAGGATGGTTTGCTGAAGGCTGTGCAGGTCATTGAGAAGGGGAAAGCAGAGATGGCCCCCCAAGAGAAAAAGTCACCCCTAAAAGAGTTGATACCATCAGTCAAAAGCTAA